The following proteins are co-located in the Deinococcus metallilatus genome:
- a CDS encoding shikimate dehydrogenase — MSAIPDAPLALIGYSSQAARAFREVGLVALTVPHDDLTAVLEACRTLRFAGALVHPTLEIAAAEVLDPDPDARRAGRVDAVAFTGGAASGGVHATYTLADALMDAVEESGYAARGASALFLGGAADLARALPLVRLGFEHVGIATDHLPDAERFARELPASVRAFALGRRDPALISLAERADLIVLASGSLPAGLLQPYHTLADLTGQGTTGTSGAARLDLAALPALRLARQLLHATGQRYRPEALAGLVGALV, encoded by the coding sequence ATGTCCGCCATCCCTGATGCGCCCCTCGCCCTGATCGGATACTCGTCGCAGGCTGCCCGCGCCTTCCGGGAGGTGGGGCTGGTCGCCCTGACCGTCCCCCATGACGACCTGACGGCAGTGCTGGAAGCCTGCCGGACCCTGCGTTTCGCGGGCGCGCTGGTCCATCCCACATTGGAGATCGCCGCCGCCGAGGTGCTTGACCCCGACCCCGATGCCCGCCGGGCAGGCCGGGTGGACGCCGTGGCTTTCACGGGCGGGGCGGCCAGCGGCGGCGTCCACGCCACCTATACCCTCGCTGACGCCCTGATGGACGCGGTCGAGGAAAGCGGCTACGCGGCGCGCGGGGCCAGCGCCCTCTTCCTGGGCGGAGCTGCCGATCTGGCGCGGGCGCTCCCGCTGGTGCGCCTGGGGTTCGAGCATGTGGGCATCGCCACCGATCACCTGCCGGATGCCGAACGCTTCGCCCGTGAGCTGCCCGCCAGCGTGCGGGCCTTTGCCCTGGGCCGCCGCGACCCGGCCCTGATCTCCCTGGCCGAGCGCGCGGACCTGATCGTTCTGGCCAGCGGGAGCCTCCCGGCGGGGCTGCTCCAGCCGTACCACACCCTCGCGGACCTGACCGGGCAGGGCACGACCGGCACCAGCGGCGCGGCGCGCCTCGACCTCGCGGCCCTCCCGGCCCTGCGCCTGGCCCGGCAACTGCTGCACGCCACCGGCCAGCGATACCGCCCGGAGGCACTGGCCGGTCTGGTGGGCGCGCTGGTCTGA
- the pckA gene encoding phosphoenolpyruvate carboxykinase (ATP) — protein MSLTHTPLLQDLGIQNATIHHNPGVEELYAAALRLGEGEQAATGPLVVHTDKTGRSPKDRFIVEDDTTQDSVWWGGFNTPISPVVFDRLLDKMTAYAEGRELFVQDVFAGTDPRHRIAVRMITEMAYHSLFVRNMFVRPTEEERENFQPEWTVLNIPSFKADPATDGVRSDTFILVNFARKMIIAGGTQYAGENKKGIFGVLNYLLPASGVMPMHCSANVGEEGDVALFFGLSGTGKTTLSADPARRLIGDDEHGWTDEGVFNFEGGCYAKVINLNPDAEPTIYRTTQTYGTVLENVVLKPDGTPDLNDGSLTENTRSAYPITQIGNIVEEGRAGHPKNIVFLTADAFGVLPPLSRLTPEQTMYQFISGFTAKIPGTEQGVTEPQPTFSTCFGAPFMPRHPGEYARLLAQKVQESGAQVWLVNTGWTGGQYGEGHRMSIKHTRALLGAALSGELDNVPFEREPFFGLEIPTEVPGVPSEVLNPREAWADKAAYDRTARKLARMFRENFRRFEDGVDPAVTASMPEHSEA, from the coding sequence ATGAGCCTGACCCACACTCCGCTGCTGCAAGATCTCGGTATCCAGAACGCGACCATTCACCACAACCCCGGCGTGGAGGAGCTGTACGCCGCGGCCCTGCGGCTCGGCGAGGGCGAGCAGGCGGCCACCGGTCCCCTGGTGGTCCACACCGACAAGACCGGGCGCAGCCCCAAGGACCGCTTTATCGTCGAGGACGACACGACGCAGGACAGCGTGTGGTGGGGCGGCTTCAACACGCCGATCAGCCCGGTGGTGTTCGACCGCCTGCTCGACAAGATGACGGCCTATGCCGAGGGGCGCGAGCTGTTCGTGCAGGACGTGTTCGCGGGCACCGATCCCCGCCACCGCATCGCCGTGCGCATGATCACCGAGATGGCCTACCACTCGCTTTTCGTGCGGAATATGTTCGTGCGGCCCACCGAGGAGGAACGGGAGAACTTCCAGCCCGAGTGGACCGTGCTGAATATTCCTTCCTTCAAGGCCGATCCCGCCACGGACGGCGTGAGGAGCGACACCTTCATCCTGGTGAACTTCGCGCGGAAGATGATCATCGCGGGCGGCACGCAGTACGCGGGCGAGAACAAGAAGGGCATCTTCGGCGTGCTGAACTACCTGCTCCCCGCTTCGGGCGTGATGCCGATGCACTGCTCGGCCAACGTGGGGGAGGAAGGCGACGTGGCCCTGTTCTTCGGCCTGAGCGGAACCGGCAAGACCACCCTCAGCGCCGACCCCGCCCGGCGGCTGATCGGGGACGACGAACACGGCTGGACCGACGAGGGCGTCTTCAACTTCGAGGGCGGCTGCTACGCCAAGGTGATCAACCTCAACCCGGACGCCGAACCCACCATCTACCGCACCACCCAGACTTACGGCACGGTGCTGGAAAACGTGGTGCTGAAGCCAGACGGCACCCCCGACCTGAACGACGGTTCCCTCACCGAGAACACCCGCAGCGCCTACCCGATCACCCAGATCGGTAACATCGTCGAGGAAGGCCGGGCCGGGCATCCCAAGAACATCGTCTTTCTGACCGCCGACGCCTTTGGCGTGCTGCCGCCGCTGAGCCGCCTGACGCCCGAACAGACCATGTACCAGTTCATCAGCGGCTTCACCGCCAAGATTCCCGGCACCGAGCAGGGCGTGACCGAACCGCAGCCCACCTTCTCCACCTGCTTCGGGGCGCCCTTCATGCCCCGGCACCCCGGCGAGTACGCCCGGTTGCTGGCACAGAAGGTGCAGGAGAGCGGCGCGCAGGTGTGGCTGGTCAACACCGGCTGGACCGGCGGCCAGTACGGCGAGGGCCACCGCATGAGCATCAAGCACACCCGCGCCCTGTTAGGCGCCGCGCTCTCCGGGGAACTCGACAACGTGCCCTTCGAGCGCGAGCCGTTCTTCGGGCTGGAGATTCCCACCGAAGTGCCGGGCGTGCCCAGCGAGGTGCTGAACCCCCGCGAAGCCTGGGCCGACAAGGCCGCCTACGACCGCACCGCCCGCAAGCTGGCCAGAATGTTCCGCGAGAATTTCAGGCGCTTCGAGGACGGGGTGGACCCGGCGGTGACGGCAAGCATGCCGGAGCACAGCGAGGCGTAA
- a CDS encoding putative toxin-antitoxin system toxin component, PIN family produces the protein MNVLLSGLTSLHGPAVDLYQAARRFEVVFVLSETHFTELAEVLTYPAVLGMGGGVITPSFAFRTAGELHRIGEYYEQVEQLDWPSCPDPKDWYLLDLLVASGANGIVTKDKHLLRLRNRLNIPVFEPKELVRLGVI, from the coding sequence GTGAACGTTCTGCTCAGTGGGTTGACCAGCCTGCATGGCCCGGCGGTAGACCTCTATCAGGCAGCACGGCGCTTCGAGGTGGTGTTCGTGCTGAGCGAGACGCATTTCACCGAACTGGCCGAGGTGCTGACGTATCCCGCCGTGCTGGGGATGGGTGGCGGCGTCATCACGCCGTCGTTCGCGTTTCGCACGGCAGGGGAACTCCACCGGATCGGGGAGTATTACGAGCAGGTGGAGCAACTGGACTGGCCGTCGTGCCCGGACCCGAAGGACTGGTATCTGCTGGACCTGCTGGTGGCCTCGGGGGCTAACGGCATCGTGACGAAGGACAAGCACCTGTTGCGATTGCGGAACAGGCTGAACATTCCTGTGTTCGAGCCGAAAGAGTTGGTGCGGCTGGGTGTGATTTAG
- a CDS encoding HINT domain-containing protein gives MGKHWVGAGHLKIGDKIKQADGTTGVVANVVTLQQTREMFNLTVSEAHTYYVGTQGWLVHNCNAAAAENFLLNNVPGLAKQNKVTAVYDKATGKWYYGTSGSVPKNPHELTQGLIDNALQNVTNPPRWSCGNCGEFNALDNAVKGVASSGRTPQLSDFEMFTFMRRGRGDNIRLIPEAPCAWCQTLRPNVGKMYP, from the coding sequence CTGGGCAAGCACTGGGTCGGCGCAGGCCATCTGAAGATCGGGGATAAGATCAAGCAGGCGGACGGCACCACGGGGGTCGTCGCCAACGTGGTCACCCTTCAGCAGACGCGGGAGATGTTTAACCTAACTGTCAGCGAGGCCCATACCTACTACGTGGGCACGCAGGGCTGGTTGGTGCATAACTGTAATGCAGCGGCGGCGGAAAATTTCCTCCTTAACAATGTTCCTGGTCTTGCAAAACAAAATAAGGTCACTGCGGTCTATGATAAGGCAACAGGTAAGTGGTACTATGGGACAAGTGGTAGTGTGCCCAAGAACCCGCACGAACTTACGCAGGGCTTAATTGACAATGCCCTACAAAATGTTACGAATCCCCCCAGATGGTCTTGCGGGAATTGTGGCGAGTTCAATGCGCTCGATAATGCAGTAAAAGGTGTAGCCTCTTCTGGGAGAACTCCCCAATTATCCGACTTTGAAATGTTTACATTCATGCGCCGAGGCAGAGGAGACAACATACGTCTTATCCCCGAAGCACCCTGCGCCTGGTGTCAGACTCTACGGCCAAACGTTGGAAAAATGTACCCGTGA
- the recN gene encoding DNA repair protein RecN produces the protein MTRKARAATAPPAPPTPAPAGPPLSRLEVRNLATIRDLTLELWGGFSAFTGETGAGKSIIVDALGLLLGGRANTDLIRTGEDGLLVTGFWGEAEGEASASRRVTAQGRGTARLDGEVVSVRELQEWAATRLTIHWQHSAVSLLTPANQRALLDRQVVADLGAYQAAYRAWTDARTRLETLRANQRERARQLDLLTFQVREITATNPQPGEEEPLTAELTRLSNLETIALGAAGALELLSDGETSAAGLIAEAVRALNAGAKYDETSAQLQQDLRGALDSVQAVVGELRGVAEDSAPDPGELARVEARLSALGKLRAKYGPALEDVLAFQAGAEEELAALTRDEQDAGTLEAEVSRLEREVRRMGEALDAARTRTAGPLASQLVNVIRELGMPHARLEFRLSPLPQPGAAGLSDVTLHFTANPGEALGPLADVASGGELSRVMLAISTVLGAETPAVVFDEVDAGIGGAAALAVAEQLSRLARERQVLVVTHLAQIAARADHHYKVEKQVEGGRTVSRVRLLTPEERLEEIARMLGGNTSEAALTHARELLAGRAAKAT, from the coding sequence GTGACCCGCAAGGCCCGCGCCGCCACAGCACCACCCGCGCCGCCCACCCCGGCCCCGGCGGGACCGCCCCTGTCCCGGCTGGAGGTCCGCAATCTGGCCACCATCCGCGACCTCACCCTGGAGTTGTGGGGCGGCTTCAGCGCCTTTACCGGCGAGACGGGCGCGGGCAAGAGCATCATCGTGGACGCGCTGGGGCTGCTGCTGGGCGGGCGGGCGAACACCGACCTGATCCGCACCGGTGAGGACGGCCTGCTGGTGACCGGCTTCTGGGGCGAGGCGGAGGGCGAGGCCAGCGCGAGCCGCCGCGTGACGGCGCAGGGCCGCGGCACCGCCCGGCTGGACGGCGAGGTGGTCAGCGTGCGCGAGCTTCAGGAGTGGGCGGCCACGCGCCTCACAATCCACTGGCAGCACAGCGCCGTCAGCCTGCTGACCCCCGCCAACCAGCGGGCGCTGCTCGACCGGCAGGTGGTGGCCGACCTGGGCGCGTACCAGGCGGCCTACCGGGCCTGGACGGACGCGCGGACCCGCCTGGAAACGTTGCGGGCCAATCAGCGCGAGCGGGCGCGGCAGCTCGACCTGCTGACCTTCCAGGTGCGCGAGATCACGGCAACGAATCCCCAGCCCGGGGAGGAAGAGCCGCTGACGGCGGAACTCACCCGCCTGTCGAACCTGGAGACGATTGCGCTGGGGGCGGCGGGGGCGCTGGAGCTGCTGTCGGACGGCGAGACGAGCGCGGCGGGCCTGATCGCGGAGGCCGTGCGGGCGCTGAACGCGGGGGCCAAGTACGACGAAACCAGCGCCCAGCTTCAGCAAGACCTGCGGGGGGCGCTGGACAGCGTGCAGGCGGTGGTGGGCGAGCTGCGCGGGGTGGCCGAGGACAGCGCCCCCGACCCGGGGGAACTGGCGCGGGTGGAGGCGCGGCTCTCGGCGCTCGGAAAGCTGCGCGCCAAGTACGGCCCGGCGCTGGAGGACGTGCTGGCCTTCCAGGCGGGGGCGGAGGAGGAACTCGCGGCCCTCACCCGCGACGAGCAGGACGCGGGCACCCTGGAAGCGGAGGTCAGCCGCCTGGAACGCGAGGTGCGGCGGATGGGTGAGGCGCTGGACGCGGCCCGGACCCGGACGGCGGGACCGCTCGCCTCGCAACTCGTGAACGTGATCCGCGAGCTGGGGATGCCGCACGCCCGGCTGGAGTTCCGCCTTTCTCCCCTGCCGCAACCCGGCGCGGCGGGGCTGAGCGACGTGACGCTGCACTTCACGGCCAACCCCGGCGAGGCCCTCGGACCGCTGGCGGACGTGGCCTCGGGCGGCGAGCTGTCGCGCGTGATGCTGGCGATCAGCACCGTGCTGGGAGCGGAGACGCCCGCCGTGGTCTTCGACGAGGTGGACGCCGGGATCGGCGGGGCGGCGGCGCTGGCCGTCGCGGAGCAGCTCTCCCGGCTGGCGCGCGAGCGGCAGGTGCTGGTGGTGACCCACCTCGCCCAGATCGCCGCGCGGGCCGACCACCATTACAAAGTGGAAAAGCAGGTGGAAGGTGGGCGCACGGTCAGCCGCGTCCGTCTGCTGACCCCCGAGGAACGCCTGGAAGAGATCGCGCGGATGCTGGGCGGCAACACCTCCGAGGCCGCGCTGACGCACGCCCGGGAACTGCTGGCGGGGCGCGCGGCGAAGGCGACCTGA
- a CDS encoding SUKH-3 domain-containing protein — translation MSELCQEAIDVVGLARTWSHPPRAWSEVESLYKGCGCPSLETAKEFLSKFEGLKFFAASPLQIDSRINMDEMIIHRPLFKKDTVWVNLDLEEVCDTYSQEVEGDVYSRVLNKEVTPIGEVITSNGVESLVIDQVGLIYAAVFGSIGLVGKDSEDAINRLVLGTEYWRTSPAATINFDMSEYS, via the coding sequence GTGAGCGAGTTGTGCCAAGAAGCAATTGATGTCGTTGGTTTGGCCAGAACATGGTCGCACCCTCCACGAGCTTGGAGTGAAGTTGAATCGCTGTACAAAGGGTGTGGCTGTCCGAGTTTAGAAACAGCAAAGGAGTTTCTCTCTAAGTTTGAGGGATTGAAGTTCTTTGCTGCCTCTCCTCTGCAAATTGATTCTAGGATTAATATGGATGAGATGATTATACATCGGCCCTTATTTAAGAAAGATACAGTATGGGTTAACTTAGATTTGGAAGAGGTCTGCGATACTTATTCCCAGGAGGTTGAGGGTGACGTATACTCCCGCGTGCTGAATAAAGAAGTGACACCTATTGGAGAGGTGATTACGTCAAATGGAGTGGAGTCCTTGGTGATAGACCAAGTAGGGCTTATTTATGCCGCTGTATTCGGCTCTATTGGCTTGGTAGGCAAAGACAGTGAAGACGCCATCAATAGATTAGTGTTGGGCACGGAATATTGGAGGACAAGCCCTGCGGCGACTATCAATTTCGATATGAGCGAATATTCGTAG
- a CDS encoding alginate biosynthesis protein AlgP: MKSNDTGVSGTSLLLLGGLLALALNRNARHQLVSGTHHLLDSAQETLDETVKPALATAASQAQQAAQVAVHKGAETLETLREEVPGRAQALLENAQDVAGNVVGVVADRAADLKREARGAVQEAQDMAEGRRREAQKALGQVQEQVKDNLKDARKAGKSLLAEAEDRVQSLAGQAENLAEGRRREAQKALEQARHQAKQDLKKASKAGKALRSEAQDRLASQRHDLEQKLARARRHAEKDLRRTRRRWDADKLERAVEKRIAPLKKQTARDLARLEKQGKAKLNAVQAKAHKSARAESGGGISGGTVALVLLGAGAVVLARVPAARQALLDAVGSVSPEAAERLHKAGRSARNLVGSMWLERIEEPAQTPAPAPAKGTQAGTTGATWGASTEPGAPATSRPTTASQNQDAAQNPAPNAQNPANKPH; this comes from the coding sequence ATGAAGAGCAATGACACGGGTGTGAGCGGCACCAGCCTCCTGCTGCTCGGCGGCCTGTTGGCCCTGGCCCTGAACCGGAATGCCCGCCATCAACTGGTGAGCGGGACCCATCACCTGCTGGACAGCGCCCAGGAAACGCTCGACGAGACGGTGAAACCGGCCCTGGCGACCGCTGCCAGCCAGGCGCAGCAGGCCGCGCAGGTCGCCGTTCACAAGGGCGCGGAGACGTTGGAGACGCTGCGCGAGGAAGTCCCCGGCCGCGCCCAGGCCTTGCTGGAGAATGCCCAGGACGTGGCGGGGAACGTGGTCGGCGTGGTGGCCGACAGGGCGGCTGATCTCAAGCGCGAGGCGCGCGGCGCCGTGCAGGAGGCGCAGGACATGGCCGAGGGCCGCCGCCGCGAGGCGCAGAAGGCCCTGGGGCAGGTGCAGGAGCAGGTCAAGGACAATCTCAAGGATGCCCGTAAGGCCGGAAAGTCCCTGCTGGCGGAGGCGGAAGACCGCGTGCAGTCCCTCGCCGGGCAGGCCGAGAATCTGGCCGAAGGGCGTCGCCGTGAGGCGCAGAAGGCCCTGGAGCAGGCGCGGCACCAGGCGAAGCAGGACCTCAAGAAGGCCAGCAAGGCCGGGAAGGCCCTGCGGTCGGAGGCCCAGGACCGCCTGGCAAGCCAGCGCCACGACCTGGAGCAGAAACTGGCCCGGGCCCGCCGCCACGCTGAGAAGGACCTGCGGCGCACCCGACGCCGCTGGGACGCCGACAAGCTGGAACGCGCCGTCGAGAAGCGGATCGCGCCCCTGAAGAAACAGACGGCGCGTGACCTGGCCCGCCTGGAAAAGCAGGGGAAAGCCAAGCTCAATGCCGTACAGGCCAAAGCCCACAAGAGTGCCCGCGCCGAGTCCGGAGGCGGGATCAGCGGCGGGACGGTCGCGCTGGTCCTGCTGGGTGCCGGAGCGGTCGTGCTGGCCCGGGTGCCCGCCGCCCGTCAGGCCCTGCTGGACGCGGTCGGCAGCGTCAGCCCCGAAGCGGCCGAACGGCTCCATAAGGCGGGCCGCAGCGCCCGCAACCTGGTGGGCAGCATGTGGCTGGAGCGCATCGAGGAACCCGCCCAGACGCCTGCCCCTGCCCCCGCCAAAGGCACCCAGGCAGGCACCACGGGCGCGACGTGGGGCGCCTCCACCGAACCCGGCGCACCGGCCACGAGCCGTCCCACGACGGCTTCCCAGAATCAGGACGCGGCCCAGAACCCCGCGCCCAACGCCCAGAACCCCGCCAACAAGCCTCACTGA
- a CDS encoding M20 family metallopeptidase, translated as MTDTLQSEREALREQVIAWRRYLHQHPELSFQEHRTAAFVEARLREMPNLTVTRPTPTSVLATLKGQAGPGRTVLLRADMDALPIQEETGLAFASQNPGVMHACGHDGHTAMLLGAAQVLSAHPENLHGEVRFIFQHAEEAFPGGAQQVVDAGIMDGVDVVVGTHLMSPIPTGVVVLREGPLLAAPDGFEITLRGKGGHGANPHETVDPVVIAAQVILAFQTIISRQRDPLEPAVLSVTQIHGGTAHNVIPDSVTLGGTVRTFDPELREWIPRQMERLLRGITDAYGASYTLDYRQGYRALHNDPATTGLLREVVRDTLGSEVTLLEGKPNMGGEDFSAYLTKAPGTFIIIGAGNVEEGITAPHHHPRFTIDERALEYGVELYVAAARRLTQPTA; from the coding sequence ATGACGGATACCCTCCAGAGCGAGCGCGAGGCCCTGCGCGAGCAGGTGATCGCCTGGCGCCGTTACCTGCACCAGCACCCCGAACTGTCCTTTCAGGAACACCGGACCGCCGCCTTCGTCGAGGCGCGGCTGCGGGAGATGCCGAACCTGACGGTTACGCGCCCCACGCCCACCAGCGTGCTCGCCACCCTGAAGGGGCAGGCCGGGCCGGGCCGCACCGTGCTGCTGCGCGCCGACATGGATGCCCTGCCCATCCAGGAGGAAACCGGGCTGGCCTTCGCCTCGCAGAATCCCGGCGTGATGCACGCCTGCGGGCATGACGGCCATACGGCGATGCTGCTCGGCGCCGCCCAGGTCCTCTCGGCCCACCCCGAGAACCTGCACGGCGAGGTGCGCTTCATCTTCCAGCACGCCGAGGAAGCCTTCCCGGGCGGCGCGCAGCAGGTGGTGGACGCCGGAATCATGGACGGTGTGGACGTGGTGGTCGGCACCCACCTGATGAGTCCCATTCCGACCGGGGTGGTCGTCCTGCGGGAAGGTCCCCTCCTCGCGGCCCCGGATGGCTTTGAGATCACCCTCCGGGGCAAGGGCGGGCACGGCGCGAATCCGCACGAGACGGTCGATCCGGTGGTGATCGCCGCGCAGGTGATCCTGGCTTTTCAGACCATCATTTCCCGTCAGCGCGACCCCCTGGAACCCGCCGTGCTGAGCGTCACGCAGATTCACGGCGGCACCGCCCACAACGTGATTCCCGACAGCGTCACGCTCGGCGGCACGGTGCGGACCTTCGACCCTGAACTCCGCGAGTGGATTCCGCGGCAGATGGAGCGGCTGCTGCGGGGCATCACCGACGCCTACGGCGCGAGCTACACCCTCGACTACCGGCAGGGCTACCGCGCGCTGCACAACGATCCCGCCACCACCGGCCTCCTGCGCGAGGTGGTCCGGGACACCCTCGGTTCAGAGGTCACCCTGCTGGAAGGCAAACCCAACATGGGCGGCGAGGACTTCAGCGCCTACCTCACGAAGGCGCCCGGCACGTTCATCATCATCGGGGCCGGGAACGTGGAGGAGGGCATCACGGCGCCCCACCACCACCCCCGCTTCACCATCGACGAACGCGCCCTGGAGTACGGCGTGGAACTGTACGTCGCGGCAGCACGCAGGCTCACCCAGCCCACGGCCTGA
- a CDS encoding ABC transporter substrate-binding protein: MLKKLLTAGLTLALISGSAGAATLVFGMGGEPVSLDSGTIIDSNSTLAQSQVYDYLVKFKKGTTDLAPGLALRWVPNKDASEWTFYLRPGVKFTDGTPFNADAVVFNVNRWWDPGAPGGAKAQSKTFTSWQITFGGFKGDPGDILKSVRAEGPDRVVFTLTRPFAPFPATMATTFFGIASPTAVKKGGAVYGTPAALPVGTGPFIMQSWKTGDRITLVPNKNYWGTKASYDQLILRFLKDPSARLNELKAGAIDFTSDLNPEQLGAVKADKNLVPVILPSFNVGLLSMNVANPYLKNPKVRQAISMAINKKAIVDAFWNGLADTDTSIVPPVLKWANNPAVPADYKFDPQAAKKLLADAGYPNGFSLDLWYMPVSRPYFPTPKPIAEAMAADLGAIGIKANLKTEDWAKYLTDARKSPGFDMYMIGWSGPYASPYSFYNTHYGPDGDADTNYSNPTLLQLMKAVAATDNRAAQAKLYGQMQQITYDANVRIPIVHSRPLAAARTYVKGWTPSATSLIPFQDITLEGKQ, from the coding sequence ATGTTGAAGAAGCTGCTCACTGCCGGACTCACCCTCGCCCTGATCTCCGGCAGCGCCGGGGCTGCCACCCTGGTCTTCGGCATGGGCGGCGAGCCCGTGTCGCTCGACTCCGGCACGATCATCGACAGCAACTCGACTTTGGCGCAGTCGCAGGTCTACGACTACCTGGTCAAGTTCAAGAAGGGCACCACGGACCTCGCGCCGGGTCTGGCGCTGCGCTGGGTCCCCAACAAGGACGCGAGCGAATGGACCTTTTATCTGCGGCCCGGCGTGAAGTTCACGGACGGCACGCCCTTCAATGCCGACGCGGTGGTGTTCAACGTCAACCGCTGGTGGGACCCGGGGGCGCCCGGCGGCGCCAAGGCGCAGAGCAAGACCTTTACCTCCTGGCAGATCACGTTCGGCGGCTTCAAGGGTGATCCCGGCGACATCCTGAAGAGCGTGCGTGCCGAGGGGCCAGACAGGGTCGTCTTTACGCTGACCCGGCCCTTCGCGCCCTTCCCGGCGACGATGGCGACCACCTTCTTCGGGATCGCGTCGCCCACGGCCGTCAAGAAGGGAGGCGCGGTGTACGGCACGCCTGCCGCGCTGCCGGTCGGCACCGGGCCCTTCATCATGCAGTCGTGGAAGACGGGCGACCGCATCACGCTGGTGCCCAACAAGAACTACTGGGGCACCAAGGCGAGCTACGACCAGCTCATCCTGCGCTTCCTGAAAGACCCCAGCGCCCGCCTGAACGAACTCAAGGCCGGAGCCATCGACTTCACCAGCGACCTCAACCCCGAGCAACTGGGGGCGGTGAAGGCCGACAAGAACTTGGTGCCCGTCATCCTCCCCTCGTTCAACGTGGGCCTGCTGAGCATGAACGTGGCGAACCCGTACCTGAAAAACCCCAAGGTGCGGCAGGCTATCAGCATGGCGATCAACAAAAAGGCCATCGTGGACGCCTTCTGGAACGGCCTGGCCGACACGGACACCAGCATCGTCCCCCCAGTCCTGAAATGGGCCAACAATCCGGCCGTGCCCGCCGACTACAAATTTGATCCGCAGGCGGCCAAGAAGCTGCTGGCGGACGCGGGCTATCCGAACGGGTTTTCCCTGGACCTGTGGTACATGCCGGTCAGCCGCCCATACTTCCCCACGCCCAAACCCATTGCCGAGGCGATGGCCGCTGACCTAGGCGCCATCGGCATCAAGGCGAACCTCAAGACCGAGGACTGGGCCAAGTACCTGACGGACGCCCGCAAATCGCCCGGCTTCGACATGTACATGATCGGCTGGAGCGGGCCGTACGCCAGCCCGTACAGCTTCTACAACACCCACTACGGCCCGGACGGGGACGCCGACACCAACTACAGCAACCCCACCCTGCTCCAACTGATGAAGGCCGTGGCCGCCACCGACAACCGCGCCGCGCAGGCCAAGCTGTACGGTCAGATGCAGCAGATCACCTACGACGCCAACGTCCGCATTCCCATCGTCCACTCGCGCCCGCTGGCTGCCGCCCGTACCTACGTGAAGGGCTGGACCCCCAGCGCCACGTCCCTGATCCCCTTCCAGGACATCACCCTCGAAGGGAAGCAGTGA
- a CDS encoding protease complex subunit PrcB family protein — MNKTLTAALALSAGLLAGCTMTGPGNLKVHEALLYGGTQERIVWVYGNLGQSAQSSVKLGGTAVDLRAQVEDPLAVAGTLSVNGKATYRLPTTPITPKLSVTRDTRGLFNVAMNEGGSAVYYTDGRTWTRLNAGSGSGVSGTAVGGLRGAGNLTDTEADALGTALLNQGPLAVAVLNEAAVPDRPLTVEPQPGEYLRTALYVLPGVPTVAATTGTVTTTPGTPAPTSNPGGRVTFTELASGSNANASTSAVQVATTQAAVNALYNLAYGRQTGVPNVPGLTGGETVVGVFLGQRPTGGYGVQVTGASAQGGVLTLTVAITAPGPGSITTQALTSPWTIVRVPGTYRDVRVVDPQGRPFQTGAGGEAR; from the coding sequence ATGAACAAGACCCTGACTGCCGCGCTCGCCCTGAGCGCGGGCCTTCTCGCGGGCTGCACCATGACCGGCCCCGGCAACCTGAAGGTCCACGAGGCGCTGCTGTACGGCGGCACCCAGGAACGCATCGTGTGGGTGTACGGGAACCTGGGGCAGAGCGCGCAGAGCAGCGTGAAACTCGGCGGCACGGCGGTGGACCTGCGCGCCCAGGTCGAGGACCCGCTGGCGGTGGCCGGAACCCTCAGCGTGAACGGCAAGGCGACCTACCGCCTGCCCACCACCCCCATCACGCCCAAGCTCTCGGTCACGCGCGACACCCGGGGCCTGTTCAATGTCGCCATGAACGAAGGGGGCAGCGCGGTGTATTACACCGACGGCCGCACCTGGACGCGGCTGAACGCTGGCTCGGGCAGCGGCGTGAGCGGGACGGCCGTCGGCGGCCTGCGCGGCGCGGGCAACCTCACGGATACCGAGGCGGACGCCCTGGGCACGGCGCTGCTGAACCAGGGGCCGCTGGCCGTCGCCGTGCTGAATGAAGCCGCGGTCCCCGACCGGCCCCTGACGGTAGAGCCCCAGCCGGGCGAGTACCTGCGGACGGCGCTGTACGTGCTGCCCGGCGTCCCCACGGTCGCGGCGACCACCGGCACCGTGACGACGACGCCCGGCACCCCCGCCCCCACATCCAACCCGGGAGGCCGCGTGACCTTTACCGAACTGGCCAGCGGCAGCAATGCCAACGCGAGCACGTCCGCCGTGCAGGTGGCGACCACCCAGGCGGCGGTGAATGCCCTGTACAACCTCGCGTATGGGCGGCAGACCGGGGTGCCAAACGTGCCTGGCCTCACGGGGGGCGAGACGGTCGTGGGCGTGTTCCTGGGGCAGCGGCCCACCGGCGGATACGGCGTGCAAGTCACGGGCGCCAGCGCGCAGGGCGGCGTGCTGACGCTCACGGTGGCTATCACCGCCCCCGGCCCCGGCAGCATCACCACGCAGGCCCTCACGAGTCCCTGGACCATCGTGCGGGTACCCGGCACGTACCGTGACGTGCGGGTGGTGGACCCCCAGGGCCGCCCCTTCCAGACGGGCGCGGGCGGCGAGGCCAGGTAG